The genomic interval gagtcccactgtctgtgaggagttggtgtgttctccccgtctctgcgtgggtttcccccaggtgctccagtttcctcccccggtcccaaaacacacgttggtaggtggattggcgactcaaaagtgtccgtaggtgcgagtgtgtgagtgcatttgtaagtgtgtgtcgccctgtgaaggactggcgccccctccagggtgtgtccctgccttgagcccagtgattccgggtaggctccggacccaccgcgataagcggttttagacaatgaatgcatgacttaatgtttttcattggacagtgacgagaCATTTGTAATCCCAAATTTTGAAACTTAGTTGGAACCTTAATGTATGCACTGTGTGCAAATATGAGCATTTGGAAAAAGACTAAGGCAGAGTatgtcacacacttacacacaaccacacacctgGTATGCAGTGATGTAGGCCACTGCCAGCTGGGCCTGATCATACAGCATCTTCTCAAAGTGGGGCACATGCCAGGAAGAGTCTGTGGAGTATCTATGAAAACCCTGAGgtttaaaaagcaaataaataagacaaaaaATGAATGGAACATGGTAGAGTTTTATTTTCTAGGATCTAGGCAGGCTGTGGATTACCTGAGCTACATGATCATGAATTCCCCCTAATGCCATCATTCTGAGTGTGTGGAGAGCCATCTGCAAAGCCTCTGCTCCCTCAGTGGAGGTTCGATTTACTGCCCAGTATGACATTAAGAACATCAGGTTCACTGTAATACAAAAACATATAGGGTCAATGTGCATGGAAGTACAGCGCTGAGAAAAAACCCATGCAGTGACATTTATATAACCTCATAATACATACAGTCTAAACAACAATCATTCTTAAAAATCTGTCAAAGATCCTTGTTGATTTTGGTGTGCACATCTATCTGATTGTCAGCATATGTTTACCTGGGGTGGGGAATTTGGGTGCATCTCGAAACCCTCCATACTCCTCTTCATACGAGTGAGCCAGCTGCTGGAGACATCTGTTGGCAACATCTGGGCCTGATGGCAGGGTTTCTCCTGGGTTGGCTGAGATGGATGTGCCCTTCCTCAGAGCGTCCACCACCCTTTCTCCACTGGTTTCCAATGCTTCTCTGTTATTCTGCCACTGAGAAAAGTACAACCTGCCACTAGAACTCTAGACAAAAACTTCAACATCTAATTGTTTCTTTAATGAAACTTCAACAAGAGGTGTCTGGATTAAACTGTTTCTAACAAACAGGTCTGATGTGACACTACAAGGAGTACCTTTAAAATATGATAACACAAATCAGATAACATACACTGTACCTGTTCCATAATCCGCATGAGTACAGTTTTAAATCCAGGTCTTCTCCCACTGTCTCTAGGAGGGAAGTATGTCCCTCCTATGAATGGCCTTAGTTCTGGAGTAAGCCACACACTCATTGGCCAGCCACCTCCTCCACTAGTTGCCTAGACATGAGAAAACTAAATTGATACACTCCAGAGATCATTTTTAACAAGAATAATACTGTCTAAGGTTAAGTTATTTCACTCTGATTTTATGGCGGTCCAAACCTGCACAAATGTCATGTAGACTTTGTCAACGTCAGGCCTCTCTTCTCTGTCTACCTTTATGCAAACGAAGTTGTCACTTAGTATCTTCCCAATTTCCTTATCCTCAAATGATTCTCTCTCCATCACGTGACACCAGTGACAAGTAGAGTAACCCACTGTGACAGAAGACAACGAACCGTGTAAAAGACAGAAAGACCAAGGTTTTTAGCTCATCCTGTGACTTAGACAGTTACCTGATAAGAAAATGGGTTTGTCTTCAGTTTTAGCTTTATCAAACGCCTCTTTACCCCATGGAAACCTGAGACAAACAAAAGATACGAGCAGAATGAACCAAATGAAAGGATTTCAACAAAACATTATAAAGGAGCACTTAAAGTGACATTAGGCAAGATAAGggattttgctcctggggctccccctagtgtaagtCATAGTTACAGCACtatactgaaatcagtgggggaATGGAGGGATGGGGTGGTTTCATACCCTACTTTGAAAGTTACATAGtaaagtttctgcagtgctgagcctggagtagcaacaacagaggctctattcaccatattacagctcagtggaacatcacaatgattctgaagctgtcgttttaagggaaaaatgatTGGTTTACGGTTAAggtattgttcctttaaaacagctCTAGTATTCAGAGACTATCCTTCATGTATTTACTTTCCCTGACCATGGAAACTATGCATGTTATTAGATTTTCATGACACAATTTTGATATAAGGTACATTTACTTGAAAAATTAAGGAGGCACTTAAAAGAAAATAGGTGGAAAATATCTTAAGTATCCAAACTGGtgttctaaaaatatatatttaaaagatacattaaatggGACTCCTAATGCAGGTGCAGGATCTGGTAGACCACTGTGTCTACTCATCTTTAAGGCTCACCAGTCGACAGGGTTGTGCGCATGCTGCAGTAGGTAGGGCGACCTCTCTTTACTGAGACGATTTGTGTGTTTTGGCGGATGTAATTTCTCTGGCCCGTCACCCCCTGATGATGCCATGCTGAAGCAGACCGTTCCAGGTGACCTGTTCAACAGTGGTGTGTTATACTCTGTAGACAAAGGTTTGTGGATGCCTGCTCATTCTAAAATGAATGTGGTTAACAGATAGTGTGTccctcctttgctgcagtaacaagcTTAACTCTTCTAGGAACAGGACTGAGAGGATGTGTTTACATTCAGCCTTGAGAACATTACAGAAGTCAGGCATTGATGTTGGAAGTGTAGTTCTCCAACACAAATGTCACTGCATCTCATCTCAGAGGTTTTGGAAGGTGTGTACATATTAAACAGTGAGAGGAGTGTTTATCCCTGCACATTTGGACATTTTGAGTTTGTCTTCTTATGCAACTGCTCTAGAGCATGTCCTTCTATTGACACTACTTTTTAtgtaattctttttttaatgagcATAATTAAACATCTGTGTCAGTGTCCAAATTATAGGAATTTTCTTATAAGTAGCTCACTGCTGTTAATCTGCATCTTAGCAAGCTAGCTCCGTGCCTGTAGATAGATGCTGACTTAAGCTAATAACCTAGTTCTATTTCTTGCCTTATAACAGACATTTAAGACGCAAGTGGCCATTTTGTTTTGATTATCATCTCTTTTACTCTAAAGCTGGTTTTTCCTGTGAGCCGTAGCTACGCAAAGCCTGTAGAGTATACTTTGTTTACCTCGGTTAGCCACTGATAAGAGGACATTTAGCGAGCTAGCCTTCACCACACACCGTCCTCCACTTAGCAATATAGCTCCCTTACCACGCCAACCCAAACACTTCACGGaaagtctgtttgtttttacctGAAGCTACCCTGAGGGCACCTGAAACTCAGGTGTCTGGGGTCTCTGTCAGAGCGGAGAGTGGGCGTGTGTTCAGAGCTCCGCTTGTTAAAGAGAGACCTGCTCCGAGCTCGGTCTCTTCTCAGAGAGACTCCACTGAACAGTCCCGACAGTCCGAAAGGCCTGGTGGAGAACGGTGAACGTGTCCAGATAAGTCTGAGCATAATATAAACTCAAACACAGTCCAGTCCGCAGCGCCTCTCCAGCGCTGGACTCACACAAGGAGAATAGAGTTCCCTGCAGTTCAAGATTCTACCACACAGTGGCGCTACAGGACACCAAACCACACCAACCAGCCAGTTAGAGGTTCCATAAAAACACCCATATTATTCCTTTTCATTTTCTAACtagtacaaaataaatatacaaacaaataaatataaaaaaaatatcaagaaCATGTCAATGCTAGCAGTGTAACGTGTATTCTGTGCGTGAGAAAACCTGTTTGAAATGCGTTCAGCATTTGAGAGGCTGTTTATTATGTGTTTTTCCTGCTTGGACACTGGGGGTCGCCTTGACTAACGCAATAGGGCATTGACCGAGGACTCAAGACCTAGGTTGGTGAGCTATATATGCAGAGCACATACGTAGAGAGTTGTGAATGTAGTGCCTTGCCCAAGGAAACGTATTGCACGGTGTAGTATATTTTCCAAGCAGGGAACTGAACTCAGTTCTGCTGCTGGGAGACAGCTGTGTTACCCACTTTGCTACATCAGccactctgtgtgtggtgtttacgTTATTTTATGAACCATAACAAATAGTTTTGCCCTATGTAAATCGCTTTATTCCTAagattaaaactgtgtgtgtgtgtgtgtgtgtctagagGGGGCCTCTAGGGGGCGCCAGCAGGAAAAGGGTGACCCGGAAGTAGAGGACTGTGGAGGCTGGTCGTGTTGTGTTCGtaaacagaagagagagagagaagctgaagATGATGGAGGTCGGAGAAGACGAGCTGAAACAGCTCGAGTATCTGTCTCTGGTGTCTAAAGTATGTACTGAGCTCGACAACCACTTGGGGATCAGCGATAAGGACCTGGGTGAGTGAACGGACTATGTGGAGTTAATACGTgggacactgctgtggtgtttctCGGTGACTGCGAGGACCCGCCGGGAGCTCGGCGGTGATTTAACTCTCTCTAACTGTTAACTGTACTGTCGGATCTGAGCTCCAGTATACAGCCAAGGGTTGGCTGTAAAACACAGTAGACCATTCGTCATTTAGAGTTTCTAGTGTGTTATTGCCCGCTGCTGTACATAATCCGCAATGCACTTTGTTTATCTGTTATGTTAGCATCGTGCTAGCAGCGCTAGCCGTGCTAACGGTGAGCTCCAGTCTGATGTGACTCTTTTTTTAGTAACCTAGCTAATGATTCTAACTTCTTCTCACAGCTAGAAGTTACACTTTCATCCAGAACGGGTTTATAACTAATCAGCAGATCTTAAACTTAGTCAGCTGTTGTCCTGGTTGATTATTTTCACAACGCTAACGTCGACTGAGCCGTTGTGGCCTAAACTGGCAATGTTGTTTAGGTTATGATGAAACTTCGTGTAATTACACGGTGTATTCTACCTCAAAAATCGCACATATTAATACTCTACAACCATTGTCCACTTTAGTAGTCCCATTTGCTATGTAGGACTACATATTTGTGTAATTATAATACAATTACAAACatctccatctgttgctctgccaCCACTGGTTGAGGACTAGAAGATGACCAACTCAGTCTgtgcagatgagctactctcctTGACTTTATAATCTACAAGATGGACCCACAAGTTAGGAGTGTCccataaagtggtcagtgaatgGGCAATGTGTGTCTTATCCAAAcgccaccaccacatcactgtTACTGCGGTGTTGAGAACGTTTCACCAGAAATGTATCACTCTGCAGCAATTTTTTACATGTAGTTATAGGTTTGTTTGTTCATCCGTAGAGATAGCATGAGATAGCATGCTACTTGTTTATGAAACatgcattttgtaaatattaacatgttgtttatgttgtttaCAGCTGAGTTTGTCATTAATCTTGCGGAACAAAACCCAACATTTGAGGGATTCAAATCAGTGCTGCTTAAAAATGGAGCTGAGTTTACAGTAAGTCTGTTGTTTGTATATAATGTTGGCTGAGAGGATTGCTGCTGTTCTTATTTAGTCTAGTCATTTGCCTAAACTGGTTCTAGGAAGTAGAAAAACAGTTATCTTTGGAATATCagaagaagtaaaaaaaaaaaaacgtgatcTGTTTCTAGTGCACATGTGATCTGCTGTTCTCTACTGGTATATGAATGTGCAGTGTATTACTGGTTCATATTGTTTTCTGTCTTTTAATCTGTACAGGACTCGCTCATCAGCAATTTACTCCGTCTCATCCAAACTATGCGGCCACCAACTAAAGCATCTACAAGTAAAGGTTTGTTGTAAATAGCGTAGAAATAAAACATGTTGTGATTATTGAGATTGACGTTATGAATCAAAATCATGATGCGTTTTAAATTTTAGAGTGTGTTTTTACCTGTCATGTGTCATGCAGGGTCTGAGCCTGTGGTCAAGCCAAAGAGTGAGAAGGACAAGTTGAAAGACCTGTTTCCGGCTTTGTGTAGACCAGACAACCCCAATACAAGAGTAAGTTTTTCTTCACTTGATTAGTTCTTCCAGCTGTTTGAAATGTCCTAAAGCACCACAGACGCTAATCGTTTTTTGTTTAATAGACCATGCTTGATGAAGATGATGTAAAAGTAGCAGCTGATGCTATGAAAGAGTTGGAGATGTTCATGCCAAGTGCATGTGGGCCAGACTCAAAGAGCAGCAAAAAAAGGTGAGATTATTAGTCCTTACCAGCAATAAAAACGTGGGTGGAGTTTATCTTTACTTTTTGAACAAGCGTATATTGTAATCTCAATGTAAACGTGTGGACTTAATGTTTGTCTCTATGTGTGTTAAACCGAGAGTGGAAAAATACACCATGATACATCATTCTGAAGTCTGTGCAGCTACATGGATTTTTACAATATACAATGTGATTTTCAGATCTGATGgtgccagcagcagcagcaagaaAAGTCGAAGGAGCCGGAGTCGAagtagagacagagacagagaccgggacagagacagggacaggaAGAGGCGCCACCGTTCACGTTCCCGCTCCCGCTCTAGATCTCGCTCtccagagagggagagaagacgCCGGACTCGGTGGCACTCCCGCAGCAGGTCCAGAAGTCCTGGTCGAGGAGATAGAGATAAGGGGTCTGACCGCTGGAAAGACAAACACGTGGACCGTCCACCCCCAGAGGAGCCGTCAGTGGGTGACATCTACAATGGCAAAGTGACCAGCATCATGCAGTTTGGCTGCTTTGTTCAGTTAGAAGGCCTGAGGTTAGTCACAATAATGTGATTCAGCAGGTGTTTCTGTTAGCATTCCTCATGTTGACGCTAAGAAGAAAGATCACATGCTGTCATGCTGCTTGCAGTTGATATTATCTccatatattttaatacagGAAACGTTGGGAAGGGTTGGTTCACATCTCTGAACTTAGGCGAGAAGGCAGAGTGGCCAACGTGGCAGACGTGGTCAGCAAAGGTCAGAGGGTGAAGGTTAAGGTGTTGTCCTTCACTGGTTCTAAAACCAGCCTTAGCATGAAGGTAAGAGGAAAAACAAACCAATCTGAGGTAGTTACATACCTATGTCTGTTAATCCCCTGTTGATTTGGATGTACTAATGGCTGGCTTTCCATGCCTTTATCAGGATGTTGACCAGGGCACAGGGGAGGATTTGAACCCTAACAGGAGAAGGAATATTGGGGGAGAGGGTCAGGAGGAATCAGCCATGAGGAACCCAGACAGACCCACCAACCTTAACCTGGGTCATGCCCCTGAGGTAGAGGACGACACGCTGGAACGCAAAAGACTCACAAAGATCTCAGATCCAGAGAAGTGGGAGAtcaaacaggtgtgtgttcacacatGCATGAATTCTTATTGGAAGAGTGTGTTAATTGTTTTCTGTTGTACCCTTTTTCTCGTGGTGGCTCTATAGTAATGGGCTTACATCAGAAAGGCAACATCATTACATGCCCAACCCTCTGTGGCACAGGTTAATTTTGGGATTTTGTATAGTAAACAGCGGCTGGCTAAATGAGCATAGatataaacatttacagcaGTCGTTAATCCAGCAAACACATGACAGTTACACCCTGGATAAATGTAAAGCCTTGTAAAACGAGTTGTTTTTAAATCAAGTTTTAAACCACAAATTTACTAGAAGTTAAATCCCAGGCTGTTAAATGCATGTTAAAATTAAATGCAGATACATGGCATGTAATTACCACTAGGTGGTAGCATTGTCTTCTCAAGCACAGACTGTGTTGTATTTTTGACCATTGCATCAGTAATAGTGcaggttatttattttttcattatgtttGGTCCCTAGATGATTGCTGCCAATGTCCTTTCCAAAGAGGAGTTCCCAGACTTTGATGAGGAAACTGGGATCCTTCCTAAAGTTGATGATGAAGAAGGTATGTTACAGTGGTTTCTCTTTACGTTGTAGTACAATAATAATAGTGCAGTCGCTACTAAGTGAGTCTGATTTACTGAGCCTTCAAACAGAACTGTTGTATGTTATTCTGTTTGAAGTATTTCCTCACCATATGTTTTTGTGTCTGTCCCTTAGACGAGGACCTAGAAATTGAACTTGTGGAAGAGGAACCACCCTTCTTGCgaggacacaccaaacagaGCATGGATATGAGCCCTGTGAAAATAGTGAAGGTCAATACAAAATTCTGATCAGAAATTGCAGTATGTATgctatttttttccctctagGTCATTGTCACTTACtcgttattttctttttttctttcagaaccCTGATGGCTCTTTGTCTCAAGCGGCAATGATGCAGAGTGCTCTGGCTAAAGAGCGACGAGAAGTGAAGCAGGCTCAGCGAGAGGCTGAGATGGACTCCATCCCCATGGGCCTCAACAAGCACTGGGTGGACCCCTTGCCTGACGGTATAACAtgtgtctcttttttttcatgTCACTGTTTTAGGTGGATAACTGTAATGAAAAGCAATAGAGTACTACAACAAAACGTGTTCCATTATGTCTCATtagttaaaaacatttattctgTATTTCAAGTAAAAGTTGCCACCAGGgatttatagacaattggtcttttattttagtgttttccCTTCCTGTGTATTCAGTGTGTGTTGAACTTTTAAAAAAGGGAATATTGTAattgtgcttttccaccgcatgtcTCAGGCTAGACACGACTCAAAACggctcgcttaaagcttgtcgcttgtCCACCATCACAGCTCCCCTGCGAAACAGAGCAGATGGCGTCGCAAAACCCTGCCTCTCAGGAattgctggctttgaaaaccacaacaactgtTGATgtaaagtttttgttttttggactaaacatggctccatgccccagttctcacagatcagttttaatAGTTACACATTTCAGCTTTTACTGGTAATTTTCATTGGCCATGAGCCAAAGGAGCATATAAACTttttcaaaacacctcgaggtaaagttacggGCTGCTGTTTGAGTCCgatgtaaataaatgtgaaagctgctgtaacttaagaggtTTTATAAGCGACATGTCTGTGCTGGATTTGAAAgagctctgcatttcctggtggttgacatggctctggccaatcagtgctctgcaaagtttacacatcaccatttagtacctacttggcACAGTTGGAACCCCGAGTGAGCTGGGTCAAATCGAGTAGAGTCGTGTAGTttccatgcaatggaaaagcaccattacatAATCTTGAGCTTTAGCCCCCTGCAGCCTGACAGACCTCTCTCTGGTAGAGCAGTGTCTCTGATGGCCATCTGGTTTCCTGCACCCTTTTAAAAGGGCGGATGGAGGATTGGCTGTAGTTATCTCTGCTCCCTGTATACCCTCTGGCCTGGCAAGAGTCCATCATGTTAGTTTCTCAATAAATGCACTTTCCTTTCTCTCCACACACTTCCTCAtccctcctcctccacacaACACATACAGCTGATGGAAGGCAGATTGCTGCCAACATGAGAGGCATCGGCATGATGCCCAACGACATCCCAGAGTGGAAGAAACACGCTTTCGGTGGCAACAAGGCCTCGTACGGGAAGAAGACACAGCTGTCCATcattgagcagagagagagcctgCCCATTTACAAGCTCAAAGAGCAGCTCATTCAGGTTTGTACCTTAAAGATCACAATAAAGAAGTTTCAGCTCTGTTGAAGAGCAACACCAGATAACATTTGACAAGCCTCATTCTGAGCTAAAGTGTTGTCATGTTATAATTGAGTTGAACCGCAGAATATAATGCTAGCTTAATTTACCAGAAATATACTAGGAAAGCTGGAGTAGGTAATTTTGTAGAAATCAACAAAGCTATACTATTTTTTTGACAATATGCAACTGAAAGACCATACTTTGTGTGATAGGATATGAGGATGAAGTAGAGAATACTGATAAAATGGTACAAGGCCATGTGAAACATCAGCAGAAGGATTTAATAGCTGAGGTGTTGTGCATTTGGAAGCCAATGTAACTAGTCAAGGATTGGAGTGATGTGAGCAGACTATTTAGTTGATGCCAAAACTCTTGCTGCATAATAGTCAATATATTACAGAGAAGGAATGCAGCACATTGTTTTCTgcttctttcttttgttttttcttaactaaCTTGCTAGCTTtctaaaacatgtatctccaaaatagcaactcaAAAGGAGAAGGAAATAAACTGTCCCAAATTTCATTGGaagttattttggagcatttctatgggCCCATTCATCATGATAGTTTtgcacaatgtgaaggacagtgtgctgtgttcaaatgatgtagtagaCTAAAAGGTattttgattggacagtggcGATGTGCAGGCTGCAAAGTGTGCGCAGGCCTTGAAGTACATATGTAGACGCCAACCATTCATTTCATTCTGTCTGAATGAACCGTGGTTTTTACAGCCCTGCAGCTTCAGCaggaaacattttttaattattattattattagagtactgatttatttattgtgaaGTATAATATGATGGTCGGGACCTTGTTGCTGAAACATAAGCTAAACCTAAAATCTCCACTCCACTATTCCTTTTCACAAGCCAGTGAACATACTATCACTTTTACACTCATAACTAATCAAAAGTAAGCAGGATGAAGTGTCTAGTTGTATATTCACTACATTTTTCTCAGTAATGTTATCTGTGCTTCTCTTAGCTGTATTTGAGATCATTTCAATCCAAAATAATACATGCTAGAAAAACAGGAAACATGTCACATGAAGAAATAATTATAACCCGTTTCTCATGTTGTTGCAGGCTGTTCATGATAACCAGATCCTGATTGTGATTGGGGAGACAGGCTCAGGGAAGACAACTCAGATCACCCAGTACTTGGCTGAGGCTGGATACACTACACGTGGAAAGATTGGGTGCACACAGCCCAGAAGAGTGGCTGCCATGTCGGTGGCTAAAAGAGTGTCTGAAGAGTATGGGTGTTGTTTGGGGCAGGAGGTAAATACTGGTGAAAGCATTACACTGTAAAGCTGTTTAGTTGTGCTGTTGTCAGTTATGCCTTCATTTATATAGAGGATATAAACAACAACCGTTTTCTTCCTGTGAATGTAGGTGGGATACACCATCCGTTTTGAAGACTGCACCAGTCCGGAAACAGTTATCAAATACATGACGGATGGTATGCTGCTGAGAGAGTGCCTCATTGACCCAGACTTGGGCCAGTATGCCATCATTATGCTGGATGAAGCTCACGAGAGAACCATCCACACTGATGTGCTCTTTGGTCTTCTCAAGAAGGTATGGACTGAGTTAAACAAATTCTTTCTTGTTTTGATTAATATTTAttccattatgaaaaaacaacagtaattATATTGAGCTATATTGACccatgagggcggcacggtggcgcagcaggtagtgttgcagtcacacagctccagggacctggaggttgtgggttcgattcccactccgggtgactgtctgaggagttggtgtgttctccccgtgtccgcgtgggtttcctccgggtgctctgtgggtcctcccacagtccaaaaacactggtGGACTGGTGGttggtggactggcgactcaaaagtgtccgtaggtgtgagtgtgtgagtgtatgtgtgtgtgtgttgccctgtgaaggactggcgccccctccagggtgtattcccgccttgcgcccaatgattccaggtaggctctggacacaccgcgaccctgaactggataagcgcttacagataatgaatgaatgaatgaatatattgacCCATGatgtccttttttattttttttttcagacggTACAAAAGCGCTCAGATATGAAGCTCATCGTAACATCTGCAACTCTGGACGCTGTGAAGTTCTCACAGTATTTCTATGAAGCTCCCATTTTTACCATTCCCGGTCGTACTTACCCAGTAGAGGTGTTGTATACTAAAGAGCCTGAGACAGACTACTTGGATGCTAGTCTTATCACAGTTATGCAAATCCACCTCACTGAACCACCAGGTAACCACCCAGTATTTTATGCAGGAAACATTGCTCTGTTATAACTAGAACATTCTGAATTAGGTTTGATCCAGTATATTGGagtctctgtttttaaaatgcatttaaatcaAGGAGTGTCTGAAATGTGCTTTATGTTCCAATTTGATTGTTTCAAGTAAAATGTATTACAGTTAATAACTATAAACTTAATAACAGAGTTGAAACAAAAGCTGTGCTTATTGAAATGGAAAATACTATTGGTTTAAAAATAAGGATGTTTGTATTAAATGGTCTCAGGTGGTAAACAGTGTTAATACAAGTCTTCCTATAAGCTCTGGAATGTGTTAAGTTATGACTTGAGTGAAGCTGTTATTTATTGAATGGTCTCAAATTTTAAAGTCCTCCAAaaagaataattaaaaatatatccaAAATTCCTTTATACGA from Hoplias malabaricus isolate fHopMal1 chromosome 3, fHopMal1.hap1, whole genome shotgun sequence carries:
- the spata20 gene encoding spermatogenesis-associated protein 20 isoform X4; translated protein: MLRLIWTRSPFSTRPFGLSGLFSGVSLRRDRARSRSLFNKRSSEHTPTLRSDRDPRHLSFRCPQGSFRSPGTVCFSMASSGGDGPEKLHPPKHTNRLSKERSPYLLQHAHNPVDWFPWGKEAFDKAKTEDKPIFLSVGYSTCHWCHVMERESFEDKEIGKILSDNFVCIKVDREERPDVDKVYMTFVQATSGGGGWPMSVWLTPELRPFIGGTYFPPRDSGRRPGFKTVLMRIMEQWQNNREALETSGERVVDALRKGTSISANPGETLPSGPDVANRCLQQLAHSYEEEYGGFRDAPKFPTPVNLMFLMSYWAVNRTSTEGAEALQMALHTLRMMALGGIHDHVAQGFHRYSTDSSWHVPHFEKMLYDQAQLAVAYITAYQVSGERLFSDVALDVLQYVSRDLSHEMGGFFSAEDADSLPTPESSEKREGAFCVWTAGEVRELLPDTVAGATGGATQADIFMHHYGVKDQGNVELEQDPHGELQGQNVLIVRYSVELTAARFGLSVDRLSEVLTSARAKLAEVRRARPQPHLDTKILASWNGLMLSGFARVGAVLGDQALLQRAEQAARFLRDHLWDEEGQRILHSCYSSDKVDIEQTASPIAGFLDDYAFVICGLLDLYEATQTVQWLQWAEELQQRQDQLFWDAQGSGYFSSDPSDPTLLLSLKQDQDGAEPSANSVSSMNLLRLSHLTANREWMQRSQQLLTAFSDRLTKVPIALPEMVRGLLAHHYTFKQIVICGQPDAEDTAGLISCVNSLFLPYKE
- the dhx8 gene encoding ATP-dependent RNA helicase DHX8 — protein: MMEVGEDELKQLEYLSLVSKVCTELDNHLGISDKDLAEFVINLAEQNPTFEGFKSVLLKNGAEFTDSLISNLLRLIQTMRPPTKASTSKGSEPVVKPKSEKDKLKDLFPALCRPDNPNTRTMLDEDDVKVAADAMKELEMFMPSACGPDSKSSKKRSDGASSSSKKSRRSRSRSRDRDRDRDRDRDRKRRHRSRSRSRSRSRSPERERRRRTRWHSRSRSRSPGRGDRDKGSDRWKDKHVDRPPPEEPSVGDIYNGKVTSIMQFGCFVQLEGLRKRWEGLVHISELRREGRVANVADVVSKGQRVKVKVLSFTGSKTSLSMKDVDQGTGEDLNPNRRRNIGGEGQEESAMRNPDRPTNLNLGHAPEVEDDTLERKRLTKISDPEKWEIKQMIAANVLSKEEFPDFDEETGILPKVDDEEDEDLEIELVEEEPPFLRGHTKQSMDMSPVKIVKNPDGSLSQAAMMQSALAKERREVKQAQREAEMDSIPMGLNKHWVDPLPDADGRQIAANMRGIGMMPNDIPEWKKHAFGGNKASYGKKTQLSIIEQRESLPIYKLKEQLIQAVHDNQILIVIGETGSGKTTQITQYLAEAGYTTRGKIGCTQPRRVAAMSVAKRVSEEYGCCLGQEVGYTIRFEDCTSPETVIKYMTDGMLLRECLIDPDLGQYAIIMLDEAHERTIHTDVLFGLLKKTVQKRSDMKLIVTSATLDAVKFSQYFYEAPIFTIPGRTYPVEVLYTKEPETDYLDASLITVMQIHLTEPPGDILVFLTGQEEIDTACEILYERMKSLGPDVPELIILPVYSALPSEMQTRIFDPAPPGSRKVVIATNIAETSLTIDGIYYVVDPGFVKQKVYNSKTGIDQLVVTPISQAQAKQRAGRAGRTGPGKCYRLYTERAYRDEMLTTNVPEIQRTNLASTVLSLKAMGINDLLSFDFMDAPPMETLITAMEQLYTLGALDDEGLLTRLGRRMAEFPLEPMLCKMLIMSVHLGCSEEMLTIVSMLSVQNVFYRPKDKQALADQKKAKFHQPEGDHLTLLAVYNSWKNNKFSNPWCYENFIQARSLRRAQDIRKQMLGIMDRHKLDVVSCGKATVRVQKAICSGFFRNAAKKDPQEGYRTLIDQQVVYIHPSSALFNRQPEWVVYHELVLTTKEYMREVTTIDPRWLVEFAPAFFKVSDPTRLSKQKKQQRLEPLYNRYEEPNAWRISRAFRRR